In Candidatus Poribacteria bacterium, one genomic interval encodes:
- a CDS encoding HAD family hydrolase gives MKDIRALIFDFGGTLDGNGIHWLERAYHFIHERHPEITREAFDKADKETITEFALGDTSHEWSYQDGSMLPVGAVASEYAARCNLRETTDAIAVGIYKRLGLSDQMKDEYVDWFCAGAAEHLENNRRWLETLHGTYQLAVISNNFGNTRGWCDEYGLTPLLEVIIDSTVLGIAKPDARIFEAALSELGVVPAHAIYVGDSYAADMVGGKNAGLWTAWLVGNEEKACPDLSMVDVQLSHLHELTDFLASV, from the coding sequence ATGAAAGACATCCGCGCCTTAATATTTGATTTCGGCGGAACTTTAGATGGAAACGGTATCCATTGGTTGGAACGAGCGTATCATTTTATCCACGAGCGGCACCCAGAGATTACGCGTGAGGCGTTTGACAAGGCGGATAAGGAGACAATAACGGAATTCGCACTCGGAGATACCTCGCATGAGTGGTCTTATCAAGACGGTTCAATGCTGCCGGTTGGGGCGGTTGCCTCTGAATATGCGGCGCGTTGTAACTTGCGGGAGACTACCGATGCGATTGCCGTTGGAATCTATAAGCGGTTGGGATTGAGTGATCAGATGAAAGATGAATATGTTGATTGGTTCTGCGCGGGTGCTGCCGAGCATCTCGAAAACAATCGGCGATGGCTCGAAACGCTTCATGGTACGTATCAACTTGCTGTGATTAGCAATAACTTTGGGAATACCCGAGGTTGGTGTGATGAGTATGGACTGACCCCGTTGCTTGAGGTGATCATAGATTCTACGGTTTTAGGGATAGCAAAGCCGGACGCTCGCATTTTTGAAGCGGCTTTGTCGGAATTGGGCGTTGTCCCTGCACATGCTATCTACGTTGGCGATAGTTATGCTGCGGATATGGTCGGCGGCAAAAATGCAGGACTGTGGACGGCATGGCTTGTTGGTAATGAGGAGAAGGCGTGTCCAGATTTATCTATGGTGGATGTCCAACTTTCCCACCTACACGAATTGACTGATTTTTTGGCGTCGGTGTAA
- a CDS encoding CehA/McbA family metallohydrolase — MFNANPFRQPGQWYRGNTHSHSTESDGQLSMSDRFAAYREAGYDFLVLTDHRKVNDVSAYSTSDFLAISGSEVHPENPYGGAIHHFVAINIHEAINCAKMHPNAVLDEIKAQGGEAVLCHPYWSGHTITDYLPLRGYFAIEVYNDGCMEIGKAFSEQAWDDLLDRGGPVLGIASDDSHGTDHDCFHGWIMVKAEELTIASIMEALRTGAFYSTMGPEITDMALEDNEVTVKCSPAQSIVFKAECSRGRRILPSDGELLTEAIYSVPNGAKYVRVEITDETGKKAWSNPFFF; from the coding sequence ATGTTCAACGCAAACCCTTTCCGCCAACCCGGGCAATGGTACCGAGGCAATACACATAGTCATAGTACAGAATCCGACGGTCAACTTTCCATGTCGGATCGCTTCGCGGCATACCGTGAGGCAGGCTACGATTTCCTCGTGCTAACAGATCATCGTAAGGTTAATGACGTGAGTGCTTACAGTACGTCAGACTTTCTGGCGATATCAGGAAGCGAAGTGCATCCTGAAAACCCATACGGTGGTGCGATACATCACTTTGTAGCGATTAATATTCATGAGGCAATCAATTGTGCGAAGATGCATCCGAACGCAGTGCTTGATGAGATTAAGGCGCAGGGCGGCGAAGCCGTTTTATGTCATCCGTATTGGTCTGGGCACACCATTACAGATTATCTGCCATTGCGGGGTTACTTCGCCATTGAGGTCTACAACGACGGCTGTATGGAGATTGGCAAAGCGTTTTCAGAACAAGCTTGGGACGATTTGCTGGATAGAGGTGGTCCTGTTCTCGGCATCGCTTCGGATGATTCACACGGCACCGATCACGATTGCTTCCACGGATGGATTATGGTCAAGGCAGAGGAACTGACGATTGCAAGTATCATGGAAGCACTCAGGACGGGCGCGTTCTACTCTACAATGGGACCCGAAATCACAGATATGGCGTTAGAAGATAATGAGGTAACGGTTAAGTGTTCGCCAGCGCAATCCATCGTTTTTAAAGCGGAGTGCAGTCGCGGTCGGCGGATTCTTCCGTCGGATGGTGAACTCTTGACGGAGGCGATCTATAGCGTTCCGAACGGTGCTAAATACGTTCGCGTTGAAATAACAGACGAAACCGGCAAAAAAGCTTGGTCGAACCCTTTCTTTTTCTAA
- a CDS encoding PBP1A family penicillin-binding protein: protein MLRFLYHCSQVLLTLFWVVCILIFIAAFAGIGFAGGMLIGCWEDVRGIKFDDLEYNAVETWQQHLEVYSSVCEVQRADKIVFLLAKLERLEYKDVAEIIPRLSQPGEYAQALDAGKKNGTVRIHLRDFEYPNLDVEAGHVQISVKDGKIVSIRNEGNAVRENFYLEPEKIADIADKDKGTTRRLIPLLQMPQRLQGAFIAIEDRRFYEHWGVDVIRLVGAFKGRLLDGRRLAGTSTLTQQLARNIYLFEQRSKRDYVRKAREILLAVRIEKVFSKDEILERYLNHVDLGRSRFGGKTLHGVQQAASGYFGKEVSELENHECALLAALPKGPAAFSPFYNPQDAKSRRDIVLSKMLEEGYIAGESEWLRGINAPLPQSLPGSGIEATEAGHFIQYVHAELLRLPELNKKLYSGGLKVYTTIDMSMQSVAEKAVADHLRYMDGKYGGSRLPNYDVNKRNPNGIDPIDGYLQAALIAFEPRTGRVRAMVGGRDYYIGDGHFNFYNRAVGSARRQPGSAFKPIVFAALLEEPSVVTPATVVMDEKWGMVPFPGQWWAPSNYSDMFKGPVIMRDILTSSINVPTARAMLDTPIGANGIWEGINRTVDLAKRMGIKSPMDPKPALSLGASGMTVLELTSAYGIFANGGVQTKPRHIQYILDTTGEVIYPPDNYQVERTRVLDEKVAYQITSCLENVIKHGTGRRAVRMGLTRPAAGKTGTTNDDVDAWFVGYTADMVVGVWVGFDRKDPRRRNYNQQGAWAALPIWARFMIDAVRGPEKEFPVPDGIVFREINKRSGLLKRAGACPEEDISTEPFIEGQEPKKLCNLHR from the coding sequence ATGCTTCGATTCTTATACCACTGTTCTCAAGTTTTGCTAACCCTATTTTGGGTTGTGTGCATCCTGATATTTATAGCAGCTTTTGCCGGAATCGGATTTGCCGGTGGCATGCTAATTGGGTGTTGGGAGGATGTGCGGGGCATCAAATTTGATGATCTTGAATATAATGCTGTTGAAACATGGCAGCAACATCTGGAAGTCTACTCCTCGGTCTGCGAAGTGCAGCGGGCAGATAAAATAGTGTTCTTACTTGCTAAATTGGAGCGATTGGAATATAAGGATGTCGCGGAAATCATTCCAAGATTGAGCCAACCCGGAGAGTACGCTCAGGCACTCGACGCTGGTAAGAAAAACGGCACTGTTCGTATCCATCTACGGGATTTTGAGTATCCGAATCTTGATGTGGAGGCGGGACATGTTCAGATTTCTGTGAAAGACGGAAAGATTGTCTCTATTCGGAACGAGGGCAATGCTGTACGCGAGAACTTTTACCTTGAACCCGAGAAAATAGCCGACATCGCTGATAAGGATAAGGGAACTACGCGGCGTTTGATTCCGCTACTCCAAATGCCTCAAAGATTACAAGGCGCGTTCATTGCTATTGAAGACCGACGGTTTTATGAGCACTGGGGTGTTGATGTTATACGTCTCGTTGGTGCATTTAAAGGTAGATTATTGGATGGCAGACGCTTGGCTGGGACGAGTACTTTGACCCAACAATTAGCGCGGAATATTTACCTTTTTGAACAGCGGTCGAAAAGAGATTATGTCCGAAAAGCCAGAGAAATACTCCTTGCCGTGAGAATTGAGAAGGTTTTTTCTAAGGATGAGATTTTAGAACGTTATCTGAATCATGTTGACTTGGGTCGGTCAAGGTTTGGTGGTAAAACGCTGCACGGCGTTCAACAGGCAGCAAGTGGCTATTTTGGTAAAGAGGTATCCGAATTGGAGAATCATGAGTGTGCCTTACTCGCTGCGCTTCCGAAGGGTCCCGCCGCTTTTTCGCCTTTTTACAATCCACAAGATGCTAAAAGTCGACGTGATATAGTACTGAGTAAAATGTTAGAAGAAGGCTATATCGCTGGTGAGTCTGAATGGCTTAGAGGTATAAACGCCCCACTCCCGCAGAGTCTGCCCGGAAGCGGCATAGAAGCAACAGAAGCAGGACATTTTATTCAATACGTCCACGCTGAACTTCTCCGTCTTCCAGAGCTTAACAAGAAGTTATATAGTGGTGGGTTGAAGGTTTACACAACGATAGACATGTCTATGCAATCTGTTGCTGAGAAAGCGGTCGCGGATCATTTGCGTTATATGGATGGAAAATATGGGGGCAGCCGCCTCCCCAATTACGATGTCAATAAACGGAACCCTAATGGGATTGACCCTATTGATGGTTATTTGCAAGCTGCTCTGATCGCTTTTGAACCGAGGACTGGACGCGTTAGAGCGATGGTAGGTGGTAGAGATTATTATATCGGGGACGGACATTTTAATTTTTATAATCGTGCTGTTGGAAGTGCAAGACGGCAACCCGGTTCTGCCTTTAAACCTATTGTTTTTGCCGCTTTGTTAGAGGAACCATCGGTTGTAACACCCGCAACGGTTGTTATGGATGAAAAGTGGGGAATGGTGCCTTTCCCTGGACAGTGGTGGGCACCGAGCAATTATAGTGATATGTTTAAGGGACCGGTCATCATGCGAGATATTCTCACATCTTCTATTAACGTTCCAACGGCGCGAGCGATGTTGGATACGCCGATAGGCGCGAACGGTATATGGGAGGGCATAAACCGCACTGTAGATTTAGCCAAGCGGATGGGTATTAAAAGCCCGATGGATCCAAAACCTGCCCTCTCTTTAGGCGCGTCTGGTATGACAGTCCTTGAATTAACCTCTGCGTATGGCATTTTTGCAAACGGTGGGGTTCAGACGAAGCCGAGGCACATCCAATATATTTTGGACACAACGGGGGAAGTTATTTATCCGCCTGACAATTATCAGGTCGAGCGCACCCGTGTCTTAGATGAAAAGGTGGCGTATCAGATTACCTCGTGTTTGGAAAATGTGATTAAACATGGAACCGGTAGACGCGCGGTACGGATGGGACTTACCCGCCCAGCTGCAGGTAAGACAGGCACGACTAATGACGATGTAGATGCTTGGTTCGTCGGTTATACAGCAGATATGGTCGTCGGTGTTTGGGTCGGATTTGATAGAAAGGATCCGAGACGCCGGAATTATAATCAACAGGGGGCATGGGCAGCACTGCCTATCTGGGCAAGATTTATGATTGACGCTGTCCGAGGTCCTGAAAAAGAATTTCCTGTCCCTGATGGAATCGTTTTTCGAGAGATTAATAAAAGAAGTGGGCTTCTCAAACGCGCAGGTGCCTGTCCGGAGGAAGATATTAGCACAGAACCTTTTATTGAAGGACAAGAACCGAAAAAACTTTGTAATCTCCATAGATAG
- the lexA gene encoding transcriptional repressor LexA → MAKFLTARQREIFTYIQRRIKEGYPPTIREIGSKFGFSEKAAHDHLNALEKKKYIGREEGKPRAISILKEADPKLQTSKWLEGQNANPALAEVPRDIVEIPIFGRVAAGTPLLASQNIEGTLPIPTRMVNNHECFALRIIGSSMVGAGILEGDFVIVRRQANADPGDIVVALVEDEATVKRFYIDGERVRLQPENPAIEPTIFSVNDVMILGKVIGLHREI, encoded by the coding sequence ATGGCAAAGTTCTTGACTGCCAGACAACGCGAGATCTTTACCTATATTCAACGGCGTATCAAAGAGGGTTATCCACCAACAATCCGTGAAATTGGTAGTAAATTCGGCTTCTCAGAAAAAGCGGCACACGACCATCTCAACGCGCTTGAAAAGAAAAAGTATATCGGGCGGGAAGAGGGCAAACCCCGTGCCATTTCCATTCTGAAGGAAGCAGACCCCAAACTCCAAACCAGCAAATGGCTGGAAGGCCAGAACGCCAACCCCGCCTTAGCGGAGGTGCCACGCGATATTGTAGAAATCCCGATTTTCGGACGCGTGGCGGCAGGTACACCTTTACTCGCATCGCAGAACATCGAAGGTACACTTCCAATTCCGACGCGCATGGTAAACAACCATGAGTGTTTTGCCTTGCGTATCATCGGCTCCAGCATGGTCGGGGCTGGCATCCTTGAAGGCGACTTCGTCATCGTTAGAAGGCAAGCAAACGCTGACCCCGGTGATATTGTTGTCGCACTCGTTGAAGACGAAGCAACCGTGAAACGCTTCTACATTGATGGAGAGCGGGTCCGGTTACAACCTGAAAACCCAGCAATTGAACCGACTATCTTCAGTGTTAATGACGTGATGATACTCGGCAAGGTCATTGGGCTTCACCGCGAAATATAG
- a CDS encoding glycosyltransferase family 9 protein: MRNILVCQTGGWIGDMVLLTPTLRALKHAYPESNLTLLLRPLVAGLMETHPYVDTCIVDTKNRGRYRSLTGLVRRIHGAAFDVAVVLHPTSFRNALLPFLARVPIRVGTNVSGRGMLLTASCKDTTSVHEVHRYLRVLRLLNIDGSSDSLEFWHTDADREMIQDLLHAEGISATDRLVALNLGTTWRTKRWDMANFAEVIYQIEHLIPDARIILTGSFAEQTLADDLPASLPAINLIGKTSILQLGALLERCEVCLTCDSGPMHIAAAVGTPTVALFGPTDPLRHKPYGAGHIIIEKPVECRPCYKRTCHRQAAPYLCMTEISTTEVIKALELKLRQQLHAA; this comes from the coding sequence ATGCGAAATATTTTGGTGTGTCAAACAGGCGGCTGGATCGGCGATATGGTGTTACTGACGCCTACGTTGCGTGCTTTGAAACACGCCTATCCCGAATCTAATTTGACACTTCTGTTACGGCCCCTTGTGGCGGGTTTGATGGAAACGCACCCGTATGTTGATACTTGCATCGTGGATACCAAAAACCGTGGACGCTACCGATCCCTAACGGGATTGGTGCGTCGGATACACGGGGCTGCGTTTGATGTTGCTGTTGTGTTGCATCCTACTTCGTTCCGAAATGCCTTGCTACCTTTCCTCGCGCGGGTACCGATACGTGTCGGGACAAACGTCAGTGGGCGCGGAATGTTGCTAACCGCATCGTGTAAGGATACTACAAGTGTCCATGAAGTGCATCGGTATCTACGGGTACTGCGGCTCCTCAACATCGACGGCTCCTCAGATTCCTTGGAGTTTTGGCATACGGATGCTGACCGTGAAATGATTCAAGACCTCTTGCATGCTGAAGGTATTTCTGCAACCGATAGACTTGTTGCGCTCAATTTAGGTACAACATGGCGGACAAAACGGTGGGATATGGCGAATTTCGCTGAGGTTATTTACCAAATTGAACACCTTATCCCGGATGCGAGAATTATATTGACCGGTTCATTTGCGGAGCAGACACTTGCAGATGACTTACCTGCATCATTACCGGCGATTAATCTCATTGGAAAAACGTCAATTTTACAACTCGGTGCGCTTTTAGAGAGATGTGAGGTGTGTTTAACCTGTGATAGCGGTCCTATGCACATCGCTGCCGCGGTCGGTACACCAACAGTTGCGCTCTTCGGGCCAACGGACCCGCTCCGCCATAAGCCTTATGGTGCTGGACATATAATTATAGAGAAACCTGTTGAATGTCGTCCATGCTATAAGCGGACGTGCCATCGGCAAGCTGCGCCATATCTCTGCATGACGGAAATTAGCACGACTGAAGTCATAAAGGCATTGGAGTTAAAATTACGGCAGCAGTTACATGCTGCCTGA
- a CDS encoding CehA/McbA family metallohydrolase, producing the protein MFNANPFQQPGQWYRGNTHSHSTESDGQLPMADRFAAYREAGYDFLVLTDHRKVNDVSAYSTSDFLAISGSEVHPSNPYGGATYHFVAINIHETINCAKMHPNAVLDEIKAQGGEAVLCHPYWSGHTITDYLPLRGYFAIEVYNDTCMGIGKGFSEQAWDDLLDRGGPVLGIASDDAHGTEHDCFHGWIMVKAEELTIESIMKAFRTGAFYSTLGPEIEDMALEDGEVTVKCSPAQSIVFKAECSRGRRILPSDGELLTEATYSVPNGAKYVRVEITDETGKKAWSNPFFF; encoded by the coding sequence ATGTTCAACGCAAATCCTTTTCAGCAACCGGGACAATGGTACCGTGGGAATACACATAGCCATAGCACAGAATCCGATGGGCAGCTTCCTATGGCGGATCGCTTCGCGGCATACCGTGAGGCAGGCTACGATTTCCTTGTGCTAACAGATCACCGTAAGGTTAACGATGTGAGTGCTTACAGTACGTCAGACTTTCTGGCAATATCCGGCAGTGAAGTGCATCCGTCAAATCCTTACGGCGGTGCGACGTATCATTTTGTAGCGATTAACATTCATGAGACGATCAATTGCGCGAAGATGCATCCGAACGCAGTGCTTGATGAAATCAAAGCACAGGGTGGTGAAGCCGTTTTGTGTCACCCTTATTGGTCCGGACACACGATTACAGATTATTTGCCGTTACGCGGGTACTTCGCCATTGAGGTCTATAACGACACGTGTATGGGCATCGGCAAAGGTTTCTCGGAACAGGCATGGGATGACTTGCTGGATAGAGGGGGCCCTGTCCTCGGCATCGCTTCAGATGATGCACACGGCACCGAACACGACTGCTTTCACGGGTGGATTATGGTCAAAGCGGAAGAGTTGACGATTGAGAGTATCATGAAAGCGTTCCGAACAGGTGCGTTCTATTCTACGCTCGGTCCCGAAATTGAAGATATGGCGTTAGAGGATGGCGAGGTAACAGTCAAATGTTCACCGGCACAATCCATCGTTTTTAAAGCGGAGTGCAGCCGGGGTAGGCGGATCCTTCCATCCGATGGCGAACTCTTGACGGAGGCGACCTATAGCGTTCCGAACGGTGCTAAATATGTTCGCGTTGAAATAACAGACGAAACGGGTAAGAAGGCTTGGTCAAATCCGTTTTTTTTCTAA
- the moeB gene encoding molybdopterin-synthase adenylyltransferase MoeB — protein MKSYRQIVEEAKTEIPEVTVAEVKAEQEKESDFVLLDVRDEDEYRAGYIPDAVHVTRGMLEFSVENYIPDRDQKVVVYCAAGLRSLLAAKSLREMGYTDTVSLAGGYRDWAAAGLPTVQDKPMSHEQLDRYSRHFMLTEVGEQGQAKLLNAKVLMVGAGGLGSPAGVYLGAAGIGHLGIIDSDVVELSNLQRQILHRTESVGTPKVQSATTTIKSLNPDINITPYNLRLTADNVEEIFSEYDLIVDGCDNFATRYLVNDAAVLMNKPVVHGSIFQFEGQVTLFKPHEGPCYRCLFPTPPPPGMVPSUSEAGVLGVLPGVIGVMMATEAIKYIIGIGEPLIGRLILYDALSMTYREMKISRDENCPLCGDNPVITELIDDYDAAAENPETFAPAAD, from the coding sequence ATGAAATCCTACAGGCAAATCGTTGAGGAAGCCAAAACAGAAATACCAGAAGTGACGGTTGCTGAGGTGAAAGCCGAACAGGAGAAAGAAAGCGATTTCGTGTTACTCGACGTACGCGATGAAGACGAATATCGCGCCGGTTATATTCCGGACGCTGTCCATGTCACACGCGGTATGCTCGAATTTTCCGTTGAAAACTACATTCCAGACCGAGACCAAAAAGTCGTCGTCTATTGTGCGGCAGGACTCCGTTCCCTTCTCGCCGCAAAGTCGCTCCGTGAAATGGGATACACAGACACGGTTTCCCTCGCAGGCGGCTATCGTGATTGGGCAGCTGCTGGTCTGCCGACAGTCCAAGATAAACCGATGAGCCATGAGCAACTCGATCGTTACAGCCGACATTTTATGCTCACTGAGGTCGGTGAGCAGGGACAAGCGAAACTGCTTAATGCTAAAGTCTTGATGGTCGGTGCGGGGGGATTAGGGTCGCCCGCGGGTGTATATCTCGGTGCCGCAGGCATCGGACATCTCGGTATTATTGATTCCGATGTCGTCGAATTAAGTAATCTACAGCGTCAGATACTCCACCGTACAGAATCCGTCGGCACCCCGAAAGTTCAATCCGCAACGACAACGATTAAGTCGTTGAACCCAGACATCAATATCACACCGTATAACCTCCGCCTGACTGCCGATAACGTCGAAGAAATTTTCTCGGAATATGATCTGATTGTAGACGGCTGCGACAACTTTGCTACCCGTTACCTCGTCAACGACGCGGCTGTGCTGATGAATAAACCCGTCGTTCACGGCAGTATCTTCCAATTCGAGGGACAGGTCACGCTCTTCAAACCACACGAAGGTCCCTGCTACCGATGCCTATTTCCGACACCGCCACCTCCGGGCATGGTGCCCAGCTGAAGTGAGGCAGGTGTCCTGGGCGTGCTCCCAGGCGTAATCGGTGTTATGATGGCAACTGAAGCGATTAAATACATTATCGGTATCGGCGAACCGCTTATCGGTAGGCTGATCCTCTACGACGCGCTCAGTATGACCTATCGTGAAATGAAAATTAGTAGAGATGAGAACTGCCCACTCTGTGGTGATAACCCTGTTATTACAGAACTGATTGATGATTACGATGCAGCGGCGGAAAATCCGGAAACCTTCGCACCCGCTGCTGATTAA
- a CDS encoding redoxin domain-containing protein codes for MSIGSIGTGFAKEEPEKVKLDSVVKDFTLKDTAGTDFTLYKLSEEKPVTVVLFLATQCPIATDYTERIVNLVKAYEEKKVQFIGINSNKQEKVEEILAYSKEHGFEFPLLKDPENKIADYFGARRTPEVFLLDAERVLRYAGAIDNSPKEPTKYYLKDALDLVIAGKDIPKAGKKTRAIGCTIKRVRKTGVNDRTP; via the coding sequence TTGTCTATCGGGAGCATAGGGACGGGATTTGCCAAAGAAGAACCAGAAAAGGTAAAACTTGACAGTGTCGTCAAGGATTTTACCCTTAAGGATACTGCAGGCACGGACTTCACCCTCTACAAATTGAGTGAGGAAAAACCCGTTACAGTGGTCCTATTCCTTGCCACGCAGTGCCCTATAGCGACTGATTACACGGAGCGGATCGTTAACTTGGTCAAGGCGTATGAAGAAAAGAAGGTGCAATTTATCGGGATCAATTCAAACAAGCAGGAAAAAGTTGAGGAGATTTTAGCATACAGTAAGGAACACGGCTTTGAATTTCCACTGCTAAAGGACCCAGAGAACAAAATCGCTGATTATTTCGGCGCGAGACGGACCCCAGAAGTCTTTCTTCTCGATGCAGAACGTGTCCTTCGCTATGCTGGGGCGATTGATAACAGTCCGAAGGAACCGACGAAATACTATCTCAAGGACGCTTTGGATTTAGTGATTGCCGGAAAAGACATTCCAAAGGCAGGAAAAAAGACAAGAGCGATCGGTTGTACGATTAAGCGGGTTCGGAAAACCGGTGTAAACGATAGAACACCGTGA